CTGacaggacttttaacagcctagTCGGCGGTGCTGatcagagccgccagggtcccttttcgactgggtgttccggtcgaaaactggacagctggtcaccctagtcctgacccaaaaagaagctggggaggggtgagtcgcaaggttattgtaggggaattgtggtactgctacccttacttctgtgctgctgctgctggtggtggcagcgctgtcttcagagctgggcagctggagagcagtggctgctcacagttttaattgcactgttaaacaataatacaacaccaatttaaatgtattataaatatttgtgtatgtttctacattttcaaatatactgctTTCAATTACAAAGTGCTCacgttatattatttttattatagatatttgcactgtaaaaaagataaacaaaagaaacagtatttttcaatttacctgaTACAAGTATgatagtgaaatctctttattgtaaaatgcaacttacaaatgtaggttttgtttgttttaacataactgcactcaaaaacaaaacattggaaaactttagcgcctacaagtccagtcagtctatttcttgttcagccaatcgctaagacaaacaagtttatatccatttacaggagataacgctgcctgcttctgatttacaatgtcatctgaaaatgagaacagttcgcatggcacttttgtagctggggttacaaggtatttacgtgccagatgtgttAAACATTAGTATGCCCCACAGttcagggagattactgatgaacctgggaagctgaatagcacataccgcctcctcagctgccccggaacctgcatggggcataataaatcaAAAACTTCCCTCCAAAACCCTGCAACAGAGGGTCCGGTGGCCCCGGCAGCACCAcaggaggctgagcctcccccgGCCTATTATACTCTCCGcccatgccccttcatgcttcaaccaccattccagaggacatgattccatgctgatgacaggttctgctcaataacaaacCAAAGCAGTGTGGATTTATGCaccttcattttcatcatctgagtcaccaacagaaggttgattttcttttttgatgatcCGGGTtctagtgttgctcttttaagacttctgacattATATTCCACACCTCAtctttctcagattttggaaggcacttcagattcttaaaccttaatactatttcttttatcttttttacagtgcaaatatttataataaaaaataatagtataaagatcactgtacactttgtatcctgtgttgtaattaaaatcaatatatttgaaaatgtagaaaaacatccaaaatatttataataaacttaaattggtattctattattaacagtgcaattaaaagtgcgattaattgtaactatttttttaatcttgcaattaattgtgatttttttttagtcaTTTGACAGTCCTGATGAGAAAAAAATTCTCTGATTGATCACGTTAAATAGGAACAGTGAGCCATACTAAACATATTAAAAGAGAAAATACTTTGAAAGTGGCAATTTTAAACCCCTGAGTGGCATCTTATTCTTCCGTTGGAGAAAATGAACAGCTGTTTTAATTATTTGCTAAATCAGTAGTTGCTTCTCTTTTACTGGCTTTTATCATTAATTGATTAAACCATATCCACAGTAGAGAGACTAAAGCTTCCCTTATCTAAGCATGAAGACAGCAGCGGTCTTGTCTCCAATACTGACAGAGAATCTTCTATGGCATTTCTCAGATTTTACATTTTATCTCATTTTCACCTTCCTTTATCAACATTTATGGTTCTATCTGTAATTAGACTGCAGACAGTGTGCCAGCTAAGATTTAGCAAATTAAAGTAGTTTTAAAAGATTCTTATTTCTCTGTGAAATGTAGACCAAGGCCTTTTGAATTAAACACCTAGAACATTTTACAGAcacacaaaggaaaagaaaaaactacAGCCACCAAACAAGTGGTGATAGTGATAgtgtttgtttaatgttttacCTGCTAGACTCATGTAATTAGTGCTTCTGCGTCTTGTACTTTATACCTTCAGAAGTGGTCATTTTAATTGTCTTTATTAATTCCAAACTCATCCCATCCTTCTGTAAACATTCCTAGTTATTGCATcagatatacagtagaacctcagaattacgaacacctcaggaatgaagGTTGTTCGTAAAGCTGAaatatttgtaactctgaacaaaacattacagttctttcaaaagtttacaactgaacattgacttaacacagctttgaaactttactatgcagaagaaaaatgctgcttttaaccatcttaatttaaatgaaacaagcacagaaacagtttccttaccttgccaaatcaaatttttcaaaactttccctttatttttttagtagtttacatttaacacagtactatactgTATTTGCTTCCGCCTCTCCCCCtgttgcctgattgtgtacttttGGTATCAAATGGGACgtatggttgactggtcagttcataattcTGAGGCTCTAttacaggggcaggcaaactttttcgCCTGAAGGCcgcattgggtttctgaaattgtatagagggctggttaggggaggctgtgcctccccaaccaGCCAGGGCCCGACCCCCCCGGCTTCTCACCCCCAAtggccccccccgggactcctgccccatccaacctcccctgctctcggtcccctgaccgcccccagaccctctgcccctaactgcccccctgccaccccatccaaccccccctccttcctgactgcccccccgggacccctgccccatccatccaccccttctccctgactgcccccagaccccTTGTCCCTAACTgctcccaccaccccatccaacccctcctctccttcctgactgcccccccgggacccctgccccatccatccaccccttctccctgactgcccccagaccccTTGTCCCTAACTgctcccaccaccccatccaacccctcctctccttcctgactgcccccctgggactcttGCCCCATCCATCCactccttctccctgactgcccccagaccccTTGTCTCTAACGACCCcttgtccctaactgcccccccaccccatccaacccctcctctccttcctgactgcccccccgggacccctgccccctttcaacccctccattccccaccctctgactgccccaacccatatgcactcccctgccctctatccaaccccctcccctgctgctccctgaCCATGCTGCCtagagcaccagtggctggcagcacggctgcaccaggacaggcagccgcgtggcacagagcaccgggtcaggccaggctctgcagctgcactgcccagagcattgcgccgcaTGGCGGCATGGTTACAGGGGTGGTGgacagcctcccaggccaggagttcaggggctgggcaggacaggccCACAGGCCGGATGtagcccatgggccgtagtttgcccacctctgctctactgTTTCATCCAGCTGGACCAGGCTGCAATGGTCAGCAAATGCCTGGCTTGAGAGTATGAGGAAGGCCTTTGAAATACCAGCAACAGAAAAAAGAGCCCTGATACCAAACACCACTATTACTGCTGCAATGAGCCATATGGCTACCAGTGAGCCATATGGCTGCCCTCAGATTGGGTCTGATCAGTGTAGtgagagagagctgcatatgtccAGCTGAGCCCACTGTTAAGACCTGGAGCAGCAAGTCCTTGGTCCTAGCTTAGGGACAGTTAATTCAGTCCAACTCTATCCAGCCAACTTCTCCTTCAGACACCGTGCTCAGTACTGGTTCATCAGTGGGTCGTACTGGAACGAACCCACCCTATGCTTCAGAGAGCAGCCATTGGTTACCAGCACTAATACTCAGGCACTGGCCAATCAGCACACTGCCCCTCAGGCAGCAGTCAATGGTTACCAACTATTAATACCAAGGCACCAACCAATCCGCTCCCTGTCCTTCAGCCATTGGTTACTAGCACTAATACCCAGGCACTGACCAATCAACTCACTGGTCCTCAGGGAGTGGTCATTGGTTACCAACAGTTAATACCCAGGCACCGACCAATCATCGTCTTGTCTAGGGGCAGGGGCTGCTCTTTTGGCAAAGTCCTCTCCCCCTTACCTGCGCCGCCCGCCGAAGGCAGCCTGGGCCGATCGCAGGGGCGGGCAGAAGCTGCCGCAAGTAGCCGTGATTACTCGCTCCCGTACGTTAGAGCAGAAGCTCTGTCCACGCCGGTCACAGAGTTGGGCCGGGCGGAAAGACAAGACGGGCAGACGCGATAGGAGAAGACGCAGCAAGAGCAGCAGTTCCGGTTTAGGCCATAGAGAGGCCAGGCTAGAACGGAACTCCCGGAAGGGGGTGTTGCTCCCGCGCTGCCCCTCTCCAAGATGGCGCAGGTAATCCTGCTCTCCGCCCTCTCTCCCCAGAGCTGCGCAAACTCCATAGAGCCGTCTCTAAGATGGCGGCGAGATCTGCCGAGGGGCTGGGCCGGGGTGGGTCAGGGCACACGGCTCGGGCCTAGGAACCTGCGGGGCTTTAACACGTCGAGCCCACAGCGTCCTCCGGGGTCCGTGCTGAGCAGCCAAtgcgggggcggaggggaggtgtCAGGGCCGCGCTGGGGGGGCATGGATGGCAGGGGCATAGGACCGGCCTGAGGCGCTCTCCTGCCTCTAGGGGCCCTGGGTTGTGCTTCCACCCACCTAATCTACCGTAGGGCCAGTTCCCAGGCTTTACAGATCAGGAGCTGGATGTTAGTAACAAATGGGTTTCCCCCCGAATGTCGGGGTTTTGTGCTTTCATGTTATGCTGTCAGATTTTCTCTGCACATTGCACTCTAGAACCGTTCTTGGCATGTAATGAATGCAGATTCTCATGGAATCACTAGAGTCCgggagcagctggggctttacaGACATCAAAAGGCACAAAACTTGCACTAAAATTGCAGTAGTTGCTAACAGTGTTTGTGAAGCAAGGGGGTCCTACTCACACTCCTGGCTCCACCAAAACCAGGGCAGCTGACCCTTTCTCTCCGTCCCCCTCCAGGGTTGCCAGGTGTgtggttttcaaccggaatgcctggttgaaaagggaccctgctgACCCGGCTGTTAAAAGTCTAatcagcggtgcagcagggctaaggcagggtccctgcctgccgtggctccgtgcagctcccagaagcagcggcatgtcccctgcccccccccccccccccccggctcctaggtgtaggggcagccagggggctccatgtgctgcccccaccccaagcaccagctcctcAACCCCTTGCCCCTCCAgctctctgaacccctcagtcccagcctggagctccctacggcaccccagcccagagcccctcatttttggccccaccctggaacctgcaccaccagcccagagcccacactcccttcCACacttcagcctggagccccctcccatactccgaactgcttggctccctccctccccaacccgGATTGCACTCCAAAccgctcatccctggccccagcccagagtccacacccccagctggagccctcaccccctcccatgtcCCAATCtactgcctcagcccagagcccccttcgacaccctaaactcctcatttctggccccaccttagagcctgcacccccagatggagccctcacccccttccaaccccctgagccagcccagtgaaaatgagcgagtcagtgagggtggggagagtgagcgacagagggaggggggatggagggagcggAAGCTGGGCCTCGGAGGAGGAGTGGGGTAGAAGGTGGGGCAAGGCTGTTTGGTTTTGTGAGagtagaaagttggtaaccctacccCACACACGGGTTTTGTCACCTTTAGAAAAATGTACCAGGGTTAATGTAGATTGTTCCCCCTTAATAAAGTGAAAAGCACCTTGTGTCCATGTACAGAAGTGCTTCAACCAGTGTTATGTAACAATTAGAGTATGCTCTGCCTGAAATTTTTAGGGGTAATACTTCAATCAATTGGGGATCAATCCAGCATGAACATTGGCACAATTGTGCATTACTGACTGACACAGCTTAGAAGTGACAGGCCCTTCAGCCAGTGAGCCTCCTTAGTTGCCAGCTAAGAGTCCCCTTTCAAACCATGACTTCCTCAGAGTACTCTTCCCCAGAAGTggtcccccactccctccagaaGCTCCATGTTCAACTAAGGGTTCCTGCATAGACATTCTAAGCTAATAATCCAGGTGTGAACTTCTGACACATTTCCCTCTGGGGTCCCCCTCCTAGCAGTGGCCTCCAGAGTATACAGTCTCCTGTTAAATGTTCCCCTCTGCCCATGAACCACCCCATTAACCCTCATCCCTGaaatgccctgcccccacttcagtCATACCTCTTGTCCTGGCCACCAGATGTCCCAAACTGAGCCAACTGTGGCTCACCAGCTGCAAGTACAGGTGCCAAATCATGACTTACGGCTGATGAACCAAATAATACAGATGCTTGGATTCCATTGACAGCAGTCCCCCGCACCTccataccccctccccccccggggccaAAAGAAAGTGCCTTATTAGGGCTCTGCTTTGTCGGAGCTGTTTAAGTCCAACAGAGCAACATCATCTTTTGATGACGATGAATAATTTTTTGCAAAGGATTCAACAGTGTCACTGttgagcagaggtgggcaaaccacggcctgcgggccacatctggcccacgggaccgtcctgcccagcccttgagctcccggccagggaggctagccccagccctcccctgctgtcctccctcccatGCTGTTGTGTGGGTAGCAcagctggctccggctgggcggcgCAGCTGctagtcctgccgctctgagcagcatggcggggggggggggggtgttggataaggggtaaggggttccagggggcagtcagaggacaaggagcaggggggcttcgaTGAGTTGGAAGTTCTGGAGGGGgcgagggccaggctgtttggggaggcacagcctttcctacccgcccctccatacagttttgcaaccctgatgtggctctcgagccaaaaagtttccccacccctgctgtagagtgTTCAGCACCAGATCCTGTGGGTATTTTGAGGTTTATAGGGGGATTGGATACTTTAGGGGCAGTAGTTGGATGATGTGGCCAGGATGCATTTTaaagggtggggtgaggaggttGGATCTTCTTTGAGATCACAGCCCATCCACTCTACAGATGCATCAGTTTAAGgcagccctagtgtagatgcagggtAAAGCTCAGACTGTTTCAGAGTGGCTAGTGTGGACACACTCAGTTCTTTGTGTTTCAAAAGTTGAAGCACAATGGATTGAGCATTTGTAATATTGAAAAGCTAATATTTAAGAAATTCAGTCAAAAAAGTGACAAAACTaaccaaataataaatattaacatTATATAAAGAAGTTAGACCAGCAGGACAGTTTCATTGTGCAGACATCTAGATGGACTGATCTAAGAGAGTAGCTATCCAACAGTATCTGTGTATACCATAATATCTTAGAATGTCTTTTTTCATGTAAACTTTGTCCTTTTCTCAGCCTGTTCTGATGTTTGTTCTTGCTGCAAAAATCTAATTTTGAGTTTCATTTTACTTTCAGGTTGTTAAAATTACAAGACAATAAAGAATAGTGATGGAGCCGTTGGATACAggatctaaagcaaagaaaactcTAGGAAACATTGACTATGTAGAGTCATCAGAATTTTCCCAAGGAATTCTGCCTACAAATAAGGATGTCATTCAGAACATGTTGTATCTGTTGCAACGCAAAAGAGTTGGGCAAGCACAACAGTCAAAAGAAGATGCAGCCCAATTGCTTGCTGAACTTCTGCAGGAACACTGGCTGTTTTGCAACTTACACACCATAGCAACAAAAAATATAAAGACTAATATTCTCAAAATGTATGAAGAATTCACAAAACTCTATCAAACTAGAAAGGAGAGACAAAATCAGTCATTTACAGAAAAGGCAGACACATTCAACAGGAGTTCAGAACAGCTCTTTGACATATTTTGTACAGACACAGTGATAAGAAATGAGATGGAACAATGCAGTGGTATAAAAATGACAGACGTTGAGTGGAAATTTCTTGAAGATCAAAGAAGTGAAAGAAAAATATACCATAAAGATATCATGGACAAGAAAGAAATTAAGATGATGGAAAGAAGAAAACTCCAGTGCCTGGAGCACTTGAGAAAAATTGCAGAAAAAAAAGAAGCAAGTGAAGTCAAAGAAGAGACTTACAAAACTGATGAGAAGTCAGATGAAGGTATAAGTGTAAATGAATCATATGTTGTAGAAGAGTTGGATGATGAAGGTGTTCCAGATTTTTCAtctaaagggaaaagaaagcatCTGTATTCCACATGGACTGCCAGCTCACCAACATCAGCTGGTGATAGTATGCCTCTTGAGTGTCAACATATACGTATAAGCATCAGGAAAGTTAGGCCTGGGTTCTATGAGACAGTTGACAAGTTTAAAAACTGCTAGTACATGTCCGTCTCAAGCCGAGGCTACTGTAGTAGAAGTTAGCAACAAAATGTGTAGGAGATCTTGAAATACCATGATCATTTGGAAGTCACTGATGTAGATACTCTAAtattatgtctacactacggaataaggtcgaaattatagaagtcggttttttagaaatcagttttatatattcgagtgtgtgtgtccccacagaaaatgctctaagtgcattaactcggcggagtgcatccacagtaccgaggctagagtcgacttccggagcgttgcactgtggatagctatcccacagttcctgcagtctccgctgcccattggaattctgggttgagatcccaatgcctgatagggctaaaacattgtcgcgggtagttctgggtacatatcatcaggccccccttccctccctccctccgtgaaagcaagggcagacaatcgtttcgcgccttttttcctgagttacctgtgcagatgccataccacggcaagcatggagcccgatcaggtaaccgtcacagtatgtctcctgggtgctggaagacgcggtacggcattgctacacagtagcagcaacccattgccttctggcagcagacggtgcagtacgactggtagccgtcctcgtcatgtccgaggtgctcctggccacgttggctgggagcgcctgggcagacatgagcGCAGAGACTaaatttagagtgacttgacgaggtcattctctttagttctgcagtcagtcctattgaaccgtcttatggtgagcaggcaggtgatacggattgctagcagtcgtactgtaccatcttctgccgagcagctatgagatgtggatggcatgcagtccttctgcaccgtctgctgccagccaaagatgtaaaagatagatggagtggatcaaaacaagaaatagaccagatttgttttgtactcatttgcttccccccctcccatgtctaggggactcattcctctaggtcacactgcagtcactcacagagaaggtgcagcgaggtaaatctagccatgtatcaatcagaggccagactaacctccttgttccaataagaacaataacttaggtgcaccatttcttattggaaccctccgtgaagtcctgcctgaaatactccttgatgtaaagccagcccctttgttgattttagctccctgaagccaaccctgtaagccgtgtcctcagttgcccctccctccatcaaagcaacggcagacaatcgttccgcgccttttttctgtgtggacgccgtACCAAGGCAAGTATGGagtccgctcagctcactttggcaattaggagcacattaaacaccacacgcattatccagcagtatatgcagcaccagaacctggcaaagcgatactgggcgaggaggcaacgtcagcgcggtcacgtgagtgatcaggacatggacacagatttctctgaaagcatgggccctgccaatgcatgcattgtggtgctaatggggcaggt
This DNA window, taken from Caretta caretta isolate rCarCar2 chromosome 9, rCarCar1.hap1, whole genome shotgun sequence, encodes the following:
- the LOC125642207 gene encoding uncharacterized protein LOC125642207, with translation MEPLDTGSKAKKTLGNIDYVESSEFSQGILPTNKDVIQNMLYLLQRKRVGQAQQSKEDAAQLLAELLQEHWLFCNLHTIATKNIKTNILKMYEEFTKLYQTRKERQNQSFTEKADTFNRSSEQLFDIFCTDTVIRNEMEQCSGIKMTDVEWKFLEDQRSERKIYHKDIMDKKEIKMMERRKLQCLEHLRKIAEKKEASEVKEETYKTDEKSDEGISVNESYVVEELDDEGVPDFSSKGKRKHLYSTWTASSPTSAGDSMPLECQHIRISIRKVRPGFYETVDKFKNC